The nucleotide sequence CGCATCACGCGCGAAGGCGACGAGTACGTCATCAACGGCCACAAGTGGTGGATCTCGGGCGCCGCCGACCCGCGCTGCGCCGTGTTCATCACCATGGGCAAGAGCGATCCCGAGGCACCCAAGCATTCGCAGCAGAGCATGGTGATCGTGCCGGCCGATGCCAAGGGCATCCGCATCGTGCGCCCGCTCAACGTGATGGGCTACGACGACGCGCCGCACGGTCACGTGGAGATGTACTTCGAGAACGTGCGCGTGCCGGTCGACAACATCCTGCTCGGCGAAGGCCGCGGCTTCGAGATCGCCCAGGGCCGCCTCGGCCCCGGACGCATCCACCACTGCATGCGCCTGATCGGCCTGGCCGAGCGCGCGCTCGAACTGATGTGCCGCCGCGCTTCGTCGCGCGTGGCCTTCGGCAAGACCGTGGCCTCGCAGACCGTGACGCAGGAACGCATCGCCGAGGCGCGCTGCAAGATCGACATGGCCCGCCTGCTCACGCTCAAGGCCGCCTGGCTCATGGACGTGGCCGGCAACAAGGTCGCGAAGAACGAGATCGCGATGATCAAGGTGGTGGCGCCTTCGATGGCCTGCCAGGTGATCGACTGGGCCATGCAGGTACATGGCGGCGGCGGCATGTGCGACGACTTCCCGCTCGCCTACGCCTATGCCGGCGCGCGCACCCTGCGCTTCGCCGACGGTCCGGACGAAGTGCACCGCAACGCGATCGCCAAGTGGGAGCTGGGCAAGTACGCGCCGGGCAAGGCCGAGGCGGAGATGCCGGTCACGCGCTTCTGAGCGGGCGGCTTTCCCAAAAGCAAAGGGCGCGATCTTTTTCGCGCCCTCGGATTGCTGGCTAACCTCAAGCCCTCGCCTCTCGGCGAGGGCTTTGTGCTTTTGGATGACAGGATGCTCGATGGCCCCACTCCCGCGCAGCAAGAGCTCGCCATCGTGGCAAGGCGCCGGCGGACCACCTGTTCTGCAAGCCTTACAGCAATGGCTCTAACCAGGCGCGGAGCGATGGCGTATCGTGAATATCGCCCCCGAATAGGTGCTCGGGGATGAGAGGTTCGTTTGCTTTCCGGCTCCGACCGATCCAGACTTTCTGGGGAACGGCGATTTGCAAGCCGCTCGGCAGATCGACCACGGCGATGTCGAGATAGTCGGAGTCCGCGCTGGTCGCTTCACCGACATGCAAAGCGCCCGGAACTGCGAGCACCAGATCCGAAAAATCCAGGCAAGCGCTCGCGCAGTTTTTATCCGTCAATAAAACGACGCGACCCTTGAATGAATCTCCCTCGGGAGGCGACGGGTACTGGCTTCCTTCAATCGCACCGTCGGAAACCAATACATCGGGCCCGGATTTCTGATGCGCCTCTTTCAGGAATTTTTCCATCTCCGAAATCTTCCTGTATCTGACGCTCTGCGGCCCCGCGCGCGCCAATTCATCGCGCGCAAGGCGCGCAAACCAATCCACCGAAATTCGAGATGGACGCCACCACGCTTGCGCACCACTTTCCAGATTTGGTGTATCTCGTCGCATCAGTGCCGCCAGCATTTGATAGCCGAAGAGACTGCTTCCACCGTTATTTCCGCGCGCATCGAATACGACGACATCGGCTTTCGCCGGAACACTCAGAATGGCCGAGATGGCGTCTTCCATTTCGTTTTTTTCCAGATCCGAAGACAGGAACTGCTGCGCATAGATCCAATAGCGATTCTTCCCCCAGGGCTCAACGCCCATCCGGGGTCGTTGCTTGTTCGAGGAATAAATTCCTGCATCCGAAGCTTTCCAATCGAGCCGATATTCCCGGGTTTCCCCATTCGACTCAAAGGTACAGCTATACGGTTTTTCTGTTTCCCAGATGCCGTCACGAGGAATTCGATTCGAAAGCAGCAGTGCGAGCCTGTCCAGAACGGATTCCAAGCCGGTGCGCCGGTCCACGAAAGGCGCGATGTGGGTATCTATGTATTCGGATGGTTTCAGTCCATCGCAGGCGATCAGGATGGCTCCTTTTTCTGGCAACGTAGTGGGCCATCCTGAAGCGGCACGCACGACCCGCCATTCGCCACTCCTCCACTGCGCGGTCCAGCCGGCCCACATTGTCTTGCTGGAGGCGTTCGGATCCCAGACGGCCACATGACCGTCGCGAAAACCGGATAGGTAATAGCGGACCGCCGCCAATATCTGCGGCGCGTTTGCAGCCCGCATCGCAAGTTTCTCGGCCTCGTCATAACCTCGAACAATCCAATCGTTGAACGACCGGTCTGTTTTCAGCGCTACTGCCGGATGGGCATCAAGGAGAACCTGTTGCGCCCGTGCAAGCTCGGCCAGAGCGATCGCAGAGTAATTCGAGCCCGTTGCATTTGATGAAAAAGGCAGGACAGCCAATAACAGGAAGCAACGCTTGAATTCGCGCAGAGCCGGCAACTTCAGGCGAGGCATCAAATGGCATAGTGGATTATTGGATTCCGCATGACCATCCGATTGCCGACGGGCACTGTCGCGACTGAGCGCGCGTACGCACCAATCTTTCATCATGACTCACTCCCTTTCGGCTTGTTTGCAAGCTCTATGAATGGATGTGGCATCCTACACCGGCTTCTTCAAAGCCTTTTAAGAGGACTCACCCTTTTTCTGCGAATTGATTCGCAAAAAATCATCAACGGAGGTTGCAAGCCGAAGGAAGGTTTTTGGATTCGCTGCCTATCTGAACGAATCTCAGAGCTTCTTCTGCATGAACATCGCGCTGCCGAAGGCCGGATCCAGCTGGTAGTCGGCGAAGCCTTCGCGCTCGTAGGCCTTGCGCGCGGACACGTTGCCCGACAGCACCTCGAGCGTGAGCTTGCAGGCGCCGCGCGCGCGGGCCTCCTGCTCCACGCGCTCGAGCATGCGCTGCGCGAGGCGCTGGCCGCGGTGGCTGGACGCCACGACCACGTCGTGCACGTTCACCAGCGGACGGCAGGCGAAGGTCGAGAAGCCTTCCACGCAGTTGATCAGTCCGACCGGCTGGCCGTCGTCGTAGGCAAGCACGCTGAAGGCCTGCGGCCGGGCCGCGAGCGCGGCCGGCAGCTCGGCGCGCACCTGCGCGCTCAGGGGCGTGCCGCCACCGGCAGGATCGCGCGCGTAGCCATCGAGCAATTCGACGAGCGCCGCGGCCTGCGCGGCATCGCGGTAGTCGGCGAGCACGACCTCGATCGTCACTTCGCGCCTTCCACCGTGGCAACGAGACGCCGGGCGCTGGCCTCGGCCACCTGCGCATCGCGTGCCTCGACCATCACGCGCAGCAGCGGCTCGGTGCCGCTGGCACGGATCAGCACGCGGCCCGAGTCGCCGAGTTCGGCCTCGATGCGCTTCGTTTCGCTGGCCAGCGCCGCGTTGTCCTTCCAGTTCAGACCGGGCGCCAGGCGCACGTTGATCAGCGTCTGCGGGAACAGCGTCACGCCCTCGAGCAGCTGCGCCACGCTCTTACCGCTGCGCACGCAGGCCTGCAGCACCTGCAACGCGCTCACGATGCCGTCGCCGGTGGTGTGGCAGTCGAGCGCCAGCAAGTGGCCCGAGCCCTCGCCGCCCAGCAGCCAGCCGTGCTTCTCGAGCTCCTCGAGCACGTAGCGGTCGCCGACCTTGGCGCGCACGAACTCGATGCCCTGCCCACGCAGCGCCACCTCGACCGCCTTGTTGGTCATCAAGGTGCCGACCACGCCAGCCGGCTTGCTGCCGCGCGCGATGCGCTCGGCCACCATCAGGTAGAGCAGTTCGTCGCCGTTGAAGAGGCGGCCGCTGGCATCCACCAGCTGCAGCCGGTCGGCGTCGCCGTCGAGCGCGATGCCGTAGTCGGCCTTCTGAGCCGTCACGGCGGCGATCAGGGCCTCGGGGTGCGTGGCGCCGAAACCGTCGTTGATGTTGAGGCCGTCGGGCGTGCAGCCGATGCTCTGCACCTCGGCACCCAGCTCGTGGAACACGTCGGGCGCCACCTGGTAGGCCGCGCCATGGGCCGCGTCGACCACCAGCTTCAGGTCGCGCAGGGTGAGGTCGTTGGAGAAGGTGCTCTTGCAGAACTCGATGTAGCGGCCGGCCGCGTCGTTGAGTCGGCGCGCCTTGCCCAGGCCGGCCGACTCGACCCAGACCGGGTCTTCCTCGAGCGCGGCTTCCACCGCGAGCTCCCACTCGTCGCTGAGCTTGGTGCCCTGCGCGCTGAAGAACTTGATGCCGTTGTCGGGGTAGGCGTTGTGGCTCGCGCTGATCACCACGCCGAGGCTGGCGCGCTGCGCGCGCGTGAGATAGGCCACGCCCGGGGTCGGAAGCGGGCCGAGCAGCACCACGTCGACGCCGGCGGAGTTGAAGCCCGACTCGAGCGCCGACTCGAGCATGTAGCCCGAGATGCGCGTGTCCTTGCCGATCAGCACGGTGGGCCGGGCCTCGGTCTTCTTGAGCACGCGGCCCACCGCATGCGCGAGGCGCAGCACGAAGTCGGCGGTGATCGGCGAACGGCCGACGGTGCCACGGATGCCATCGGTGCCGAAGTACTTGCGAGTCATGTTCTTGTCTTTTCTCGGGATGTTTGAAGGAATATTTCTGAGGAAACCTGGCCCGGCTGCCGTGGCGATCCGATGGCTATGCGGCGGCCTTCATCGCGCGCCAGACCGCGAGCGCGGCGACCGTGTCGCGCACATCGTGCACGCGCACGATGGCAGCACCATGATCGACCGCGAGCACGGCGGCGGCCACGCTGGGCACCATGCGCAGCGCGGCCTGCTCGATGCCGGTGACGGCGCCGATCGAGGACTTGCGCGACCAGCCCAGCAGCAGCGGATGGCCCGCGCCGAGCAGCTCGCGCTGCCGGGCCAGCAGCGCGAAATTCTGCGCCACGGTCTTGCCGAAGCCGATGCCGGGGTCGAGCGCGATGCGTTCGGGCGCGATGCCGAGCGCGCCCAGGGCGTCGAGCTGCTCGCGCCAGAAGTCCAGCACCTGCGGCACGACCTCGCCGTCCATCGGCGCGGCCTGCATGGTCTGCGGATCGCGGTGCATGTGCATCAGGCAGATGCCGCACGAGGGATGCGCTGCGACCGCCTCGCGCGCGCCCGGCTGGCGCAGCGCCCAAATGTCGTTGACGATGTCCGCGCCGAGGTCGAGCACCGCGCGCATGACCTCGGGCTTGTAGGTGTCGATGGAGAGCGGCACGCCGAGCTTCACCGCCTCGCGCACCACCGGCAGCACGCGCGCCAGCTCGGCTTCGAGCGGCACGGCCGGACTGCCGGGCCGGGTGGATTCGCCGCCGATGTCGAGGATGTCGGCGCCCTCCTCCAGCAACTGCTCACAGTAGCGCAGCGCGGCCGCGGTGGAGGCATGGGCGCCGCCGTCGGAGAAGGAGTCGGGCGTGACGTTCACGATGCCCATCACGCGCGGCTGCGCGAGGTCGATCGAGAAGCGGGCGGTCTGCCAGGAGGACATGGCGAGGTGCGTCGTCATGCGGCCGCGAGGGCCCGAACATGGAAAACGGGGCCTGAGGCCCCGTTGCTGTTTGATGCCAGACGCACTTCTCAGGCGGCGGTCGGCGAAGGTTCCGGATTCACGGCAGGCGTGCCGCCGT is from Variovorax paradoxus and encodes:
- the folP gene encoding dihydropteroate synthase — protein: MSSWQTARFSIDLAQPRVMGIVNVTPDSFSDGGAHASTAAALRYCEQLLEEGADILDIGGESTRPGSPAVPLEAELARVLPVVREAVKLGVPLSIDTYKPEVMRAVLDLGADIVNDIWALRQPGAREAVAAHPSCGICLMHMHRDPQTMQAAPMDGEVVPQVLDFWREQLDALGALGIAPERIALDPGIGFGKTVAQNFALLARQRELLGAGHPLLLGWSRKSSIGAVTGIEQAALRMVPSVAAAVLAVDHGAAIVRVHDVRDTVAALAVWRAMKAAA
- a CDS encoding acyl-CoA dehydrogenase family protein, encoding MDFEYSAKTKDLQKRVSAFMDEYIYPAEAEYSAELAANTAAGKRWTALKTVEKLKDKAKAQGLWNLFLPVDSAAASGYDGAGLTNQEYAPLAEIMGRVPWASEAFNCSAPDTGNMETIARYGSDAIKARWLKPLLEGQIRSAFAMTEPDVASSDATNISTRITREGDEYVINGHKWWISGAADPRCAVFITMGKSDPEAPKHSQQSMVIVPADAKGIRIVRPLNVMGYDDAPHGHVEMYFENVRVPVDNILLGEGRGFEIAQGRLGPGRIHHCMRLIGLAERALELMCRRASSRVAFGKTVASQTVTQERIAEARCKIDMARLLTLKAAWLMDVAGNKVAKNEIAMIKVVAPSMACQVIDWAMQVHGGGGMCDDFPLAYAYAGARTLRFADGPDEVHRNAIAKWELGKYAPGKAEAEMPVTRF
- a CDS encoding GNAT family N-acetyltransferase; translated protein: MTIEVVLADYRDAAQAAALVELLDGYARDPAGGGTPLSAQVRAELPAALAARPQAFSVLAYDDGQPVGLINCVEGFSTFACRPLVNVHDVVVASSHRGQRLAQRMLERVEQEARARGACKLTLEVLSGNVSARKAYEREGFADYQLDPAFGSAMFMQKKL
- the glmM gene encoding phosphoglucosamine mutase yields the protein MTRKYFGTDGIRGTVGRSPITADFVLRLAHAVGRVLKKTEARPTVLIGKDTRISGYMLESALESGFNSAGVDVVLLGPLPTPGVAYLTRAQRASLGVVISASHNAYPDNGIKFFSAQGTKLSDEWELAVEAALEEDPVWVESAGLGKARRLNDAAGRYIEFCKSTFSNDLTLRDLKLVVDAAHGAAYQVAPDVFHELGAEVQSIGCTPDGLNINDGFGATHPEALIAAVTAQKADYGIALDGDADRLQLVDASGRLFNGDELLYLMVAERIARGSKPAGVVGTLMTNKAVEVALRGQGIEFVRAKVGDRYVLEELEKHGWLLGGEGSGHLLALDCHTTGDGIVSALQVLQACVRSGKSVAQLLEGVTLFPQTLINVRLAPGLNWKDNAALASETKRIEAELGDSGRVLIRASGTEPLLRVMVEARDAQVAEASARRLVATVEGAK